In Synechococcus sp. MU1617, one DNA window encodes the following:
- a CDS encoding vitamin K epoxide reductase family protein, with amino-acid sequence MGTTRLVSRRRQDSGAKWARIAMAVLATAGLIDTGSITLKRWGLLGNLTCPMGADGCDKVLNSAWGTVFAGIPLSMVGVLAYGAVLLMALLPLLPGLQENKSDLSRRTWWGLFTVSLAMAVFSGVLLGVMLLKIQAFCFFCVLSAGLSLALFVLSIVGGGWDDLGQLLFRGVLLALAVLLGGLIWASVVDPNRPETVATGSGVSPVVTTESTPASIALAEHLTSSGAVMYSAYWCPHCHEQKELFGKEASDQLKVVECAPDGENNQADLCRSKGLEGFPSWEINGSIDSGVKGLDALAELSGYKGDTDF; translated from the coding sequence ATGGGCACCACCCGTCTCGTTAGCCGTCGCCGCCAGGATTCCGGCGCCAAATGGGCTCGCATCGCCATGGCGGTGCTGGCCACCGCGGGGCTGATCGACACCGGTTCGATCACCCTGAAGCGATGGGGTTTGCTCGGCAATCTCACCTGTCCGATGGGTGCCGACGGTTGCGACAAGGTGCTCAACAGCGCCTGGGGGACGGTCTTCGCCGGGATTCCGTTGTCGATGGTGGGGGTGCTGGCCTACGGCGCCGTGCTGCTGATGGCGTTGCTGCCCTTGTTGCCAGGCTTGCAGGAAAACAAGAGCGACCTGTCACGCCGCACCTGGTGGGGCTTGTTCACGGTTTCCCTGGCCATGGCTGTCTTCAGCGGTGTGCTGCTGGGGGTGATGTTGCTCAAGATTCAGGCCTTCTGTTTCTTCTGCGTTCTCTCCGCTGGGCTTTCCCTGGCCCTGTTCGTACTTTCCATCGTTGGTGGCGGTTGGGACGACTTGGGGCAGCTGCTGTTTCGCGGCGTTCTTCTGGCCCTGGCGGTGCTGTTGGGGGGCTTGATCTGGGCGTCAGTGGTGGATCCGAATCGGCCCGAGACCGTGGCCACCGGATCCGGCGTCTCACCTGTTGTCACCACCGAGAGCACGCCAGCTTCGATTGCCTTGGCTGAGCACCTCACCAGCAGCGGCGCAGTGATGTACTCCGCCTACTGGTGCCCCCACTGCCATGAACAGAAGGAATTGTTCGGCAAGGAGGCCTCCGATCAGCTGAAGGTGGTGGAGTGTGCGCCGGATGGTGAGAACAACCAGGCCGACCTTTGCCGCAGCAAAGGATTGGAGGGTTTCCCCAGCTGGGAGATCAACGGCAGCATTGATTCCGGGGTGAAAGGGCTCGACGCCCTGGCGGAACTCAGCGGCTACAAGGGCGACACCGACTTCTGA